The DNA region CGCCCAGATCGTGGGCCTGGGCTTCGCCTCCCGCCGGATCGCCGAGCTCAGCGGCCGGATCCGCCCGACGACCGCGCTCTCCGTCTACGCCCTGGGCGCGGTCTACGGGCTCGCCGGGTTCTGCGCGGGCCCGATCCTCGGCAGCGTCCTGACCGTCGCCGCCGTCAGCGGCAGCCCGGTCTACGGCGGGCTGCTGCTCGCCGTCTACGCCCTGGGCATGGCCGTCCCGCTGTTCGTGCTCGCCCTGCTCTGGGAGCGCTTCGACCTGGGCCGCCGGCGCTGGCTGCGCGGCCGGACCCTGCGGCTGGGACGGCTCCGGCTGCACACCACGTCCCTGCTGTCCGGCCTGTTCTTCATCGCCCTCGGCACGCTCTTCCTGGTGTACGACGGCACGACGGCGCTGCCCGGACTGCTCGGTGTGGACGACTCGTTCGCCGTCGAGCAGTGGGCCCAGCGCCTCGGTGAACGCGTGCCGGACGCGGTGGCCCTGGGCACCGTGGTCGCGCTGGTGCTGCTGGTACTCGGGGTGCGGGCGTGGCGGCGGCACGGGGTGCGGAAGGAGGAAGAGGTCGCCTGACACGGCGAAGGCCCCGTCCACCGGACGGGGCCTTCGGGAGGTGGTGGCTGGGGCCGGGATCGAACCGGCGACCTATCGCTTTTCAGGCGATCGCTCGTACCAACTGAGCTACCCAGCCACGCGGCGCACGAGCACCGCAGCGGTCCTGACGGGATTTGAACCCGCGGCCTCCACCTTGACAGGGTGGCGAGCACTCCAAACTGCTCCACAGGACCAAGCTAATGTGCGAGACGAGTCTCGCACACGGTTAAGCGTGCCCCCAACGGGATTCGAACCCGTGCTACCGCCTTGAAAGGGCGG from Streptomyces sp. NBC_01754 includes:
- a CDS encoding cytochrome c biogenesis CcdA family protein gives rise to the protein MTSGIGYFAALLGGLLALVSPCSALLLPAFFAYSLDTTSRLLTRTGIFYAGLATTLVPLGAAGSYAGRLFYGHRDALVLGAGWLIVVLGLAQIVGLGFASRRIAELSGRIRPTTALSVYALGAVYGLAGFCAGPILGSVLTVAAVSGSPVYGGLLLAVYALGMAVPLFVLALLWERFDLGRRRWLRGRTLRLGRLRLHTTSLLSGLFFIALGTLFLVYDGTTALPGLLGVDDSFAVEQWAQRLGERVPDAVALGTVVALVLLVLGVRAWRRHGVRKEEEVA